The genomic segment TGCGACTGGTCCAGTGCCGACTCCACCCACTCTTGCCGTTTTCTTGGCTCGTCGAAGGCCGGAGGTTTctgcaacaaaaaaaagaaaaagggggggCGGAAGCCATGGAGAAGATGAGGGGAGCACTGGAAAAGGCGAAGATGCTCGTTGGCATGGAGGTCGACGAGGAGGCCTCCCCCCAGCAGGAGCCTTCCTTCTTCGACGACTTCAATCGCGACTGCACCCTCTCCACCCAGCAGGTATAACCTTTCTTCTCCCCATCTAATCTGCCTTCAAATCCCTTTCAAATTCGGTTGCTTCTTCAATTCTTTCCTTAGATCACCTGTTTTTAGCTAATCTCGATCAAATATGTACTTATTTTGTGTAGGAAATCTAGTTGTGAAAAGATTTAGGGAGTGGAGGTATTGTTAGATCAGTTGGTGCGTTTTTACACTGAGATCCGGTGGAGCATTGCATAGATCTAGGGATTTTTTGGTAGTGGAGTTATCCATTTAGTGGCACGATTAGTGCCGGCCTATCTCGTGGATCCGTCGTTAATGAAAGAATCGAGCTACATGGGCTGTAAGATATAGATCTTGAGCTGCTTAATCATTAGTGTGTGCTGTTGGCTTTGTGGAGATACCTAATTTGTTTGGGAAATAGTAAaggatttagtttgattttCAGGATATTGGAAAGTCCTTTATTTTGTAGCTATGGATTGTTACATAGAGAAGCCTTGAGGTAGCATATTAATGGTCTTTGATTTGGTGTTTAAACTTCTTAGTGGATAGGCCTTTGATTTATTGACGGATGAATAGGATGGTTTGGGTGGAGTGGCAAATTGTTATGTGGTGGCTTTGAGAGGCCTGCTGCTAAAGAGCATTGAAATAGTGGTAAATTTGTGGGGTTTATATTATTTAGGAATGATTTTGTCAGATGGCACCTTTAGTTTGGCATCCTAGAAAACATAGGCATTTTTATGCTCTTTCTGCAATTAAATTGTTTTTGTTTAGAGATACTGTTTTTTGAAATGTGGTGTAGATTGGTTTAACttttaaaaggaaaagagaaaaagaaagaggaatccTTAGTCAAGCATAAAGGAATTTTGAGTTAGTCCGCAATTTTGTTTCTTGGATTCAAAATCAAGGAATGCAATTTATTGTAGTTCAAGAGCTCGAAAGTATAGGGTTTGAATcgcttttttgaattttggatccCCATTGTTTAGAAGGTGTTACGTTTACGATATTTACTTGCTTTCTTAGGGACCTTAGTCTGAAGGATTTGGTGGTCAAATGGGGTGGAAAAAATGTAATTTGTCATTAAAAGCGAGAGCTCATTACAGAAGTGGCAGATATTTATGTTCATTGCATTCCAGCTGAATCTTGAGCAACATATTTCATTCCATACCATGAAGATTTTGAGCTGCTTTAAGATGCTGTGGTGGCATTTTTAATATCAGTTTTTGCGTacatatcctcctaaatattagaatttacatgaatactctctcaaaattaatatttgcatgtgtACCCTCATGAAAcacttattttgtatgtatactttttctttttctttttctttgcatATGTATCCATGCCATCTAACACTATTAAAAAATTAGTagtttaaaattgaaatgatGGAAATACCTTTAATAGATAAAcatgtaaaaaaatatttataagagtatacatgcaaatagcaattttggagggtattcatataatttcacatatttaggagggtataaatataaaaaaaaaatcttggattgttgcatgaatatcctcctaaatattgaaatttgcatGCACACCTTgccaaattgatatttatatgcATGCCCTTACAAAACACTATTTTTGTATACCTACCTTTAACGTAGTGATTCAGCTGACGTGATTAGTGaaagaatttttataatttttttattatctaattgttgaatcaatctttttcttgagcaatatttttatagaaaacatTGAGGAGTAGGCATTAAACTAAAATCTGAGTGTTAAAACAAGTTGAAATAGAcataaataaaattagaattttttacatgtaaaccctcctaaatatgtAAAATTGCACGAATACCTTcataaagttgctatttgcatatatacctttatgaatgttttttttttttgcatgtctatccattaagggtatttcagtcatttttaattttaaaccatTAGTTTCATAACGGCATTAGATGGTGTGGGCATATatgcaagacaaaagaaaaaatacgGGTATACacgcaaaacaagtgttttataagggtatacatacaaaatatcaattttgggagGGTATTCGTGCAACTtttaatatttaggaggatGTGTACATAAAAAACCCTTTAAATATTTGATGTTGGCCGGTACTGCTCTTTTGACAGCTTCTGATTTCCATTGATGCCATATGCTATTATCATTAAGAAGTTTTTTCCTGCTATTCTTGATGTAAAGGGTTCTAAAAAGTACTTATGGTCATTTAGGGAgggacctctttttttttttgccccaaCTAAGAGTAATCATCAcaaatcttattcttttttgCTTCCTCCCTCTGAGAATAATGACCACAACAAAAGGCCCGGTTGACAATTATAATAAACATTGTTGCAACAGTTTACATGGTTGTATGCAATATATTATGGGCCTTCTTCATGTAATCTGAAAAAAATTACACAATGATTATGTTTGCATGTAATGGTTGATCCATTGGAAGACATCCTTCACTGCATCTGTCAAATACTGAAGATATTATAGTATGCttgtggtttcttttaattcgCAGATCTGACAGATGCAGAAACGTGTATAAGTAAtgatttatataaataaataatttgaagtTGATATACACAAGAATATGTGCACACATCCATATATAAGTGGATGCATACATAACGACACGCATAAATACATATAATCATAGTATATACATGGTCATGTACGTACCCCTTGCCTTGAGTGAACAACCGCAATCCCTCTATCTAGGAGATTGCACCGGGCACAAAAGATGAATTCCGCTTTTGAGTCCCCCTTTTGCTCAATTCCTATCATACTAATTGCTGTTAACCCAGCAAATGACTCTTCTTTGTGTGTTCTCCTAGTTatcattgataataagaatcCTAGGATAAAAACTTTACAGAATAAAGTTTCAAAGTAAACTGTAAAAGAtatggagaagaaaaaaatcaagagaAATGGCAAGGgagacaaaaagaaaagcattcCATTACCTTGTAGATGCTTATATCACATTCAGTAGAGGTTCATATGATTAGGTAGGCGGGATCAAAActtgaaaatccaaaagaaaaaaaaagttgattcATGTCTATGGATCCCCAACCTAGGCTCAGTTATTCAACTGAATCAGGTTATGTTTTGTTAAATGTGAACTCAACTTACGCAAACAAAAGTTTGCTGCACGTGTATCTCTTTAAAATTGGTCAAAAGTCGTGTCGAGCCAAAAAGTCAGACACCATATGAACTTGACCTGAAATTGGATGCCTTGCTAGAACCCAGTTTAAATGCACAACCTAGGCCTAGGTCTGCACCTGTAACCATTATGGACCAATTGTGGGTCATGCCAAACCTGTAATTAACCTGACTAGTAGGTACTCTTAACTGCTTGGTTTTAcatattgaagagatataagcAAAAGGAGAGGGAAAAATTAAAGTGGTACTAGGTGAGTGGAAGGAAAAAACTAGAATAATGAAATCAATAAAATTCAGCAATATAATATGAAGTTGCTATAAGTGGTCAGATTGAAGTAAACAAAATACCTAGTGAATATGTCGCACCCAGTCTGGTCGATAACAAAATTACTTGTTTTAGACTCTTCATTGACAAAAAACAATACTTCTAAAGAGAGCAAGCAAGACTTTACATTTCAAATCACATAACTTGGTCAAAGTCCTTAACTTAATATCACTTGTTAATAGCCTTTTTTGATTCTTCCATCATTTTAGTAATACtaaaatacaaagaaaaagatcCTGATTATTTAGATTTAGTTACTAAAATTATATGTCTCCAATAGTAGATATCTCATAATTAATTCTGAAGTTAAAGTTCTTGGACAGTCTAACTGGCTAATGGCTATTTACAATTTCAGATTTCCATTATATAATCTGAGAAACTTTCATGCAAATTTATCTGATGCTTATTACATTAGATCTTTATTTGTGCTGTCAAATAATGTCTGTCTATTTCTGGACTTTTTTTTGAGACAAAGTAATTGATATAATTGGCAACAAGATTGAGAAATTCGTATCTACTTTGATATCTTTCATTTCTATTATCATAATTGTTTGTTTGCTAGCTGTTGTCCAGTATTAGCAGACTCTTAAAGGCTGGGTTAGATTTTATTTCCAACCCAATTGGATAAGGATATATGAATTTCATCATTCCTTCTACTGTTTGTATTTAACAGAGATTGTCCTTGTTCTAGAACTGATATACGAATGTTATCCATTTGATCAGAGATTATATGGCTTCGCTACATGTTTGGTCGCAGGTTTAGCCTGTACTTTCCTGGTAAGCTTAGCATCTGTATATTTCTCTTCAGGATTTTTACACTGTATTTGTAATTGCTTATTCTATTGCTTTTATAATTGAATTTCTGACCTGCATTTGATGTTGGTCCATGCTTACATTGATAGGATTTCTTCAAATTGTTTTTATCCTCATGAACTTTATAATGTATTTGATGTTGAACGATTGTTTATTCATTCTTAAAAATGATTGGCAACTATCTGCTATGATGTCAATAATTTTTTCATCGTTTTCTTGGTACTTCTGTTTGgagatttattatcaagaagtACTTTTTGCCTCTTTTATTCATGTTAAGCTGTTCCCAGTGATTAGGTGTTTTATGTCATTCTTTGGAAGCTTTAACAACATGATTTTCATATGATTTTTGGCATGAAAATATTCAATTAACTATTCATTCATTTTAGGGATTTTTCTCTCAATGACcttatttatatatttctatCAAGACTATTTACTTAGCCATCACGAGCTTTTCAAAATCTTTTATCACCTTTTATCCAGTTTTACTAGGGCATCGTAGCCTTCCTGAACCTTCCTCACAAATACACTGCATTCTTCTTATTGCTGCTTTCTAGTCTTTAATATCAACTTAGCATTCTAATCAGTTCTTCATTGCTATATCACCAAACAATGCAACTTTTGAATATAATACTACCTTCCAATATATTTTCcttaatctttttcttatatcttTCATCGAGCTTTCTTGTGccatcctcttctttttttactCATCCACATAGTTCATCACTTTGTCCTATTGGGCTTCCTCTAGTTTTCATGGTACATTAACCTAGCATCTGAATCAGTTTTTGACCATTTTATCCTCTATCATTGTAACTCTTCTAAAAACTGCCATTACTGCTACATTGGCAGTTACTTCGTTGCTTACTATTGTGACCATCCTACATTATCGTCCTCAACAATGCCCTACAGAATTTTATGTAATTTTATCTTGAAATTACACACTCGCTACCTTTTTATAGCTTGCTGCAAGTATCTTTACATATGAAAATTTATAAGTAAAAAATAACACATAAATCACTGAAGTAGCTATTGTCAATCTAATTTTGGTCAGGTTCATTTACATTTCCTATTAGCAATACATTTCATTTTTTTAGTTTGGTGGTTTTAGGAAACTTGTCTTATGAAAGAATTAccctttttaatttattttatttttcaaccCTTTGAGGCCTCAATTCATGCATTGCATTTTGCTTTGGATCATAACAATATATCAACCATCACACAAGATATATCATAGTCACTTGTCAATGCTTCCACTCTACGAGCCTCTCCCATAACTTCACAATGTAAGTGGTGAACTCTCCATGATAGTTTTAACAATTTTCAATGACAGTTTCTAGAtatataaatctataaattgaatAAGTAGCCGTTGTTCAACTtgttttgttgagccatttagTTTCAGTGATGTTGTGGATGATTACTATGATTTAGACATCTCTGTGCTTCTCTTCCCCTGTGCATGTGGCTTATCTCATTTTACCCAAGTGATAGGAAAAGAGTGTATTTGAAGCACTTGCACTAGTAACTGGGTTGAACATTAAACATCAAATAGAAAAGCAAAGAATCTTATTTCATGGCTTTTTTATacatctatttttattttttttgaatagtgCTATGAGTTATTGatgctttcttctctctcttttttcccttcATTTTTGTGGCAGTCAATGCTTGTTTTCTTCAGGCCAATCAAATTTGCGATAACATTCACTTTTGGGAATTTGCTTGCACTTGGAAGGTCCGTACCCAAGTTCAGTGAAAGCTACTTTTttcttgattgcatgatataagttgcttcttgttgtttgtcttCGTTACATTATATATGATCAAATGAGAAATATGTCAAAAGAGACACTGTTATCTGGTAGGATGTTTCCATTCTGTTTTTGCTAAATATATCTCCTTTTCTTGCAATTTTTTCGTGCAAAATGGTGAGAAACTACTATTAATTGTAAGTCTTTGTATAGGAGTAGACTTTCAGTCAGAACTaggtgacaaaaaaaaaaaaagaattgttcATGCAtgttttctccaaaaaaaagtTCATGCATGTCAATAgagtttatttttgtgattcTAACAATAGATTCAGGGAAGTTTGCTTTATGTTTCTGAGACAGCTAAAGGTTTTGTGTTTTGTTTGATATATTGTCCTTGAAAAATTTTCACCTATGATCTACTTTGTATTTTTTGAATAGTTGCATCATGTGGTTTTTATTTATCATCCATCCTATGTACATTAAGAAATTTTCTATGTTCTTTTACCATCGATTTTTTCCCTGAGTTATTAAAGCTTaggtttttatatttaattcttTTTCGAGGCGGTATCTCAGTTACTTTTCCCCCTTAATCTTTTTTTCCCTGGATactaaatttgaaattttttggaTGGCAGCACAGCATTTCTTATAGGCCCCAAACGACAAGTTGACATGATGCTTGATCCTGTTCGTATATATGCAACTGCTTTATACATTGCAAGTATGATAGTAGCTTTGTTTTGTGCTCTTTACGTAAGTATGTTGGAACCTCATTTTACATTGAATTGTCCATTTCATGTTTCATCTGTATGCTGTATCATGGGGTTCACTATACATTTCAAGTACCACAGGTGCACAGTAGACTCTTGACACTTCTGGCTATAATTTTAGAGTTTGGTGCTCTGGTATGGTAAGTCATTCTTCGGCATTCCATACATGATATTTCAGTTTCTTGTTTTATGGATGTTTACTCATTACTCACTTGTTATGTTAGTttattcatctttttttttttttgagggcatACTTTCATTgacatgttttttctttttaattttttagtctAATGGTTTTTTTGGGGAGAGAACTTAGATCTTAAGCTCATATGTTCCATCATCACCATATATTTATTTCTTAGGTTGGTGCAATTGGTTGCTTTCTATTCTCGAAAGACAAATGGCTTTTAAGTGATAACTTCTTGTAATATCAATGTCATGTCATGGTTAAGGTTTGTTTCCATTTTGTTTATCTTAACCAACAAGCCTTATCCAATCTATATGATCTATGATCTATAAGGTTTTAGAATGTTTTTTCCCTCTAAATTGGTGCCGTTTCTGGCAAAAACATCTTTGAGAAGGGAGGGTCTTTTGGGTAAAATGTGTAAGGCCAGTTGGTGGGTAGAGAGACCTGGCTTATGCACTGTAAACTCATACAACCGGGCAGTAACGACCCTAGGTTTTCCCAAGACTTAAGAGTAGtctagatgaagaaggaagctaGATTATAGATGGAAAGAAAGCTTGGTACCTCTGCAGGGCTCAAAATTGATGAGAGCAAGACAGACCCTTGACATTAGTTGCCAGAAGTTATGAGAGGCTATCCCTGATAAATTAGGGAACCCTTGATGATCATGTGCTGTGAAGACAGATGCTGGGCTGTCAGTCTCATTTGTGTAAGACTTGTCAGATAGCTTATTTGTATGTTAAATTCATACAAATAAGGAGGGGCTAGTGGTCTAAGTGCTATGGTCATGCCAGATGAATGCTAGTGGTGATCCCAATAAGGAGGGGCTGCAAGGGGAAGACTAAGGAAACCAGTATATGAGGTTAATTTAAAGACTTGATCTGCCCCTTGGTAGCTAATTGGCAATGAATATTTGTGAGACCTGTTTCGAGTGCTAGAGTTTTTCCACCTCATACTTGCTTCTTTATGTGACATCACATGTTCCATATGGTCTGTCATCATAATGGCTCTTTTTTTCTCCAAATGATATAATGCACTTGGCATAATACCTCGGTTACTTTTGCAATGGCATGTAGAATCATCCTATAGACACTTACAGAGATACCTATCCTGTTTGCCATCATCAATATGTGATCCTTGTTCAGCTTCACAAGGTCCTTGCTTCCAACTTCTCTTGTTTGTGGTGTTAAAAATCTTAGAACTTCGTTTAGGTTGAATCTATACCTTGGTCTTCTTGTTTGTTGCATTTGCTTGATCATGGCCCAACGGTTCATTTCATGTTTCCAGGTACAGTCTCAGTTACATTCCATTTGCACGCTCAATTGTTTCCAAAATTATGGCATCGTGCTTCGACACCGAGTTTTAAGCTTGACTTCACCAAATGCTGAAAGAGCAGGCACCTTGCTCACGGGTTACCTGATAGCTGAAGTTTGTGCTCAAACACACAGCAGCAGGCTCTTGTTGTAATTCTGAACATGAACAACATGTGCAGCTGACGTCGAAAATTGGGCTTTGCCCTGATTGCGTATTGTCTATTCTTACATCATTCTGTCAATGTGGCATTCAAAAAGTGAAGTACAGGTTAGGGTTCGGCATGGTTTGAGGCATTGGATGACTGTGTCGATCACATCTATATGTTGTCATGCAAAGACACTGTGGTCTGATGGGTAATTTGGCAATGTAATCCAGATGTGGTTTATTTGTTGGTTTTATTTTACTTTTGTCGTTGGATCAAGTTGTTTAGATAGAACTGCTCCATAGCATTGTGCAGCTTCTTTGTTAGAGAAGGGAGCtagtatttcttttattttctttttcacctTTGATACAAAAAAGCATGATGCCTATTGTGTAAATGTGAGATAGCACATTAAATTCTTAATTTGCGAAGTTTGTTCTCATGCATCTCTCTATGCAGTACATCCTGCAATGCAGAAGTCGAAGTTGGCTAGATGGCCAGGTTGTTTGTTGATGCTTTGATGTTATTGTAGCACTCGACGGCGAAGCAGCTACCGGAAATGAGCAGTGAAGCACCCCCTTGACCTTGCTTGATTGCAACATGAAGTGTGACTTACCGAAGGGAGCTAGTAttacttttgatttctttttctcctttgaTACAAAAGAGCATGATGCATGTTGTGTAAATGCGAGATAGTGTATTAATTCTCAATTTGCGAAGGTAGTTCTCATGCATCCCTCTATGCAGTACATCCTGAAATGCAGAAGTCGAAGTTGGCTAGATGGCCAGGTTGCTTGTTGATGCTTTGATGTTATTGGACCACTCGACGGGGAAGCATCTACTGGAAATGAGCAGTGAAGCACCTCCTTGACCTTCCTTGATTGCAACATGAAGTGTGACTAGGGAGCTAGTattacttttgttttctttttctcctttgaTACAAAAGAGCATGATGCCTGCTGTGTAAATGTGAGATAGCGCATTAAATTCTCAATCTGCGAAGTTAGTTCTCATGCATCCCTCTATGCAATACATTCTGCAATGCAGTAAGTTGAAGTTGGCTAGATGGGCAGGTTTCTTGTTGATATTTTGATGTTCTTGTAGCGCTCGATGGCGAAGCAGCTACTGGAAATGAGGAGTGAAGCACCCCCTCGACCCTGCTTGATTGCAACATGAAGTGTAACCTACAACCTTCAATCTCCAGGTTTTAAACTTTCCGTGAGATCACCATGCGAGGAAGGAAACAGAAAGATGTGCTCTCCTGATTTCACCCTATAGGAAATGGAACAAAACCAGCTCCTCCAAGAGTACGTGGATTCTGATAaataaattttcttctttttaaatgAATTGATCCAAGAGTAAAACTAAAAGGTtgcatcattaaaaaaaaaaagaaaagagaagaagaggccaTTTATCAATTTTACTTTGGTTGGATGATAGTTTTATCTAGGTTCATGAGATTGGTGATATGGTCCAAAAAATGGAGgaataaatcaaaataaatatattatatcactTTGATGTATTTTCAATCAAAAAGGGAAATTTACAATTGtgtttttatttctctttttttatggcttgagttttttttatcccgttttcaaatttttaagttTTGATGCCCTTGGTTCCATGACTAAGCTGCGACTTCAAATGTGCATGGCATGTTCAACATACGTGTATGGTATTATAAGAAAACATTCATAGGAGACAAAGTTAGTGTTGGCCTTCACATGAGCAAGTAATTGGAGCTTATCTATTAAAATAAGATATGCAACCatccaaaattttaaaacaagAATTCCAACCCCCAAAACATAGTGATGGTATTCTCCAAATTATTCAAATATTTCTTGAATTATTCCTTTTATTTCCTCTTGGTCAAATAATTCTCCAAATTATTCTCCACAAACAAATCAAAGTAGAATGATTTactcaaaaaatattaaaaatataatatttgctcatttaattGACCATGATTTTACACTTGGTCTGCCAAAAAAAGCATGTAGAATCTAATCCTGTAAACACTTACACTGGCTCGAAAAATCCGAATATATTCCAAATCAATGAtgttaaactttgtttctaatGATGGAGCTTTTTGCTATTATTTATAGTATTCTTACCTCTTTTATACTTATTTtagtaaataaatatataattatctaaaaattagatatttatatttaaattatcGAATTTTACATTCTTATtcttcaaataatttttttttaaaaaaaaaacttccgaCAGATTTACCGGATCTATCCCGAATTCCGAATCTTTTGACAGCACAGGTTTGGATGGAACTATCTCCTCTCGGGGACAGGtgagtcgggtccgagtcggccCCGTCCCGGAAGATGGATAGATAAATATTATTGCGTTTCCTTCCGCCGCAAAATTTTCCGACCAA from the Phoenix dactylifera cultivar Barhee BC4 chromosome 14, palm_55x_up_171113_PBpolish2nd_filt_p, whole genome shotgun sequence genome contains:
- the LOC103720828 gene encoding vesicle transport protein SFT2B gives rise to the protein MEKMRGALEKAKMLVGMEVDEEASPQQEPSFFDDFNRDCTLSTQQRLYGFATCLVAGLACTFLSMLVFFRPIKFAITFTFGNLLALGSTAFLIGPKRQVDMMLDPVRIYATALYIASMIVALFCALYVHSRLLTLLAIILEFGALVWYSLSYIPFARSIVSKIMASCFDTEF